A single region of the Granulicella aggregans genome encodes:
- a CDS encoding Dps family protein has translation MAKGSKATKAAPANDAPRWHAKANEIQKFGTVIVDMPHFLKASVRQDMVGKLNQLLADSITLRDMYKKHHWQVSGPTFYQLHLLFDKHFDEQVELVDTIAERIQVLGGVSIAMGGDVARLSHIPAPPTGREEVPVQISRLLEAHKHIMQECHDIAEAADDAGDDGTNDMVVSDILRANELQSWFIGQHLVEMPLILK, from the coding sequence ATGGCAAAGGGAAGCAAAGCAACGAAGGCCGCTCCGGCGAACGATGCGCCGCGCTGGCATGCAAAGGCAAATGAGATACAGAAGTTTGGCACCGTAATTGTCGACATGCCTCATTTTCTAAAGGCATCTGTCCGTCAGGATATGGTGGGAAAGCTGAACCAGCTTCTCGCGGACTCCATCACGCTGCGGGATATGTACAAGAAGCATCACTGGCAGGTCTCGGGCCCAACTTTCTATCAGCTGCATCTGCTGTTCGACAAGCACTTTGACGAACAGGTGGAACTTGTTGACACGATCGCGGAGCGGATTCAGGTGCTGGGTGGTGTGAGCATCGCGATGGGCGGCGATGTGGCCAGACTTTCGCACATTCCGGCTCCCCCGACAGGCCGAGAGGAAGTTCCCGTCCAGATCTCCCGTCTGCTGGAGGCACACAAGCACATCATGCAGGAGTGCCACGACATCGCCGAGGCAGCCGACGACGCAGGAGACGATGGCACGAACGACATGGTCGTCAGTGACATTTTGCGGGCGAACGAGTTGCAATCGTGGTTTATCGGCCAGCACCTGGTCGAGATGCCTCTCATCTTGAAGTAG
- a CDS encoding VTT domain-containing protein, with product MKYAYLILFVWVLVEQFGVPIPSIPLLLTAGTLSATHKLSAFVALLCVLAACVISDSMWYMLGRSYGNRVLKLLCRFSLEASTCVTKTEGYFTKRGPVTLLFAKFVPGLSTVAAPIAGQTGMPFGRFLIYDLAGSIIWAEAYLLAGRFFGDIAKKSAPFLHMLGHFAGVLFVVMVIGFFTARVVKQQRFIANVKRMRLEPEELMEMIDEAAKLGEPAPFIVDLRHPLDYLPDPRVLPGAVRVGPTELALHSDRIPRDRDIILYCTCPSEETSAKVAMQLHRMGINRVRPLRGGFDGWKVAGFPLIDYVDEAAPAEAPSLVQIALGEPENHVNQPA from the coding sequence GTGAAATACGCTTACCTCATCCTCTTCGTATGGGTGCTGGTGGAGCAGTTCGGCGTACCAATTCCGAGCATTCCTCTTCTGTTGACGGCAGGAACCCTCTCTGCAACCCATAAACTGAGCGCATTCGTTGCATTGCTCTGCGTTCTGGCTGCATGCGTCATCTCCGACAGCATGTGGTACATGCTGGGCCGAAGCTACGGCAACCGCGTCTTGAAGCTGCTTTGCCGGTTTTCGCTCGAGGCTTCTACCTGTGTCACGAAGACCGAAGGCTACTTTACGAAGCGCGGGCCGGTGACGCTGTTGTTTGCAAAGTTCGTTCCGGGACTCTCGACCGTCGCCGCTCCAATCGCCGGGCAGACGGGTATGCCCTTCGGACGCTTCCTGATCTACGACCTTGCGGGATCGATTATCTGGGCCGAGGCTTACCTCCTGGCTGGCCGGTTCTTCGGGGACATCGCCAAGAAGAGCGCGCCGTTTCTTCATATGCTGGGCCACTTTGCGGGGGTTCTGTTCGTCGTGATGGTGATCGGCTTCTTCACCGCCCGAGTTGTGAAGCAGCAACGCTTCATAGCAAACGTGAAGAGAATGCGACTGGAGCCTGAGGAGCTGATGGAGATGATCGACGAAGCTGCGAAGCTGGGCGAACCCGCCCCGTTCATCGTCGATCTTCGCCATCCGCTGGATTATCTGCCTGATCCACGGGTGCTGCCGGGAGCGGTGCGCGTAGGCCCGACAGAGTTGGCGCTGCACAGCGACCGGATTCCTCGTGACCGGGACATCATCCTGTACTGCACCTGTCCGAGCGAGGAGACGAGCGCGAAGGTCGCAATGCAGTTGCACCGGATGGGAATCAATCGGGTGCGTCCGCTACGCGGAGGCTTCGACGGGTGGAAGGTGGCAGGGTTCCCGCTGATCGACTATGTCGATGAGGCTGCACCAGCGGAGGCGCCTTCGCTGGTGCAGATCGCTCTCGGAGAGCCTGAGAACCACGTCAACCAGCCAGCTTGA
- a CDS encoding TolC family protein yields the protein MGLTRNVEVARAPLAVKSATLGLLAVLVSGVTAYGQAAGGPGSTSGSSGLNTAQVNQAQQQLTTGSVSGSSGSGGQVSSDSFKGSVVSGVATDGVIDLTLDDAMQRGLRTNLGIILQNSSTLNANGQRLEQLQALLPTVTGTGSYTVEQVNLAAYGIKFPGLKQIVGPFQVEDFQASLSQTLFNLPALQSYLQAKHNFKSAKYSAEDARDMVVLTVGNAYLLCVADAARVEAVKAELATSKVSLDQAVAAHDAGTSPKLDVLRAQVDYQNEQQSLISTENQLAKDKLALARTIGLPLDQKFALTDSAPYAALDRVDPKTAFDSALKNRKDLKSLDESVKAAEAQKKAAWEQQLPTADVNGFFGDQGTTFGHSHGVYSATGEVTAPILQIAKTKGDEQVAGAAYTQAQAKLSDQVQQVNQDIRSSILDIEAAAKLVEATKSNVDLATEALSEAQQRFHEGISDNLPVSQAQSQFEQANDQYISALYQHNIAKLSLARALGVAQTSYKDYLGGK from the coding sequence ATGGGTTTAACAAGAAATGTAGAAGTGGCGCGAGCGCCGCTCGCCGTGAAGAGTGCGACTTTGGGCCTTCTGGCAGTGTTGGTATCCGGGGTCACCGCATACGGACAGGCGGCAGGCGGTCCGGGTTCGACTTCGGGTTCCTCCGGACTGAACACGGCGCAGGTGAACCAGGCGCAGCAACAGTTGACGACGGGAAGCGTGTCGGGCTCTAGCGGATCGGGCGGCCAAGTGAGCTCGGATTCCTTCAAGGGAAGCGTCGTCAGCGGGGTTGCGACGGACGGCGTAATCGACCTGACTCTGGATGACGCGATGCAGCGTGGCCTGCGGACGAACCTTGGCATCATCCTCCAGAACTCCTCGACGCTGAATGCGAATGGGCAGCGTTTGGAACAGCTGCAGGCACTTCTGCCAACAGTGACAGGTACGGGCAGCTACACTGTCGAGCAGGTCAATCTTGCCGCGTACGGCATCAAGTTTCCCGGGTTGAAGCAGATCGTTGGACCGTTCCAGGTTGAGGACTTTCAGGCGTCTCTCTCGCAGACGCTGTTCAATCTGCCTGCATTGCAGAGCTACCTGCAAGCCAAGCACAACTTCAAAAGCGCGAAGTATTCCGCGGAAGATGCTCGGGACATGGTCGTGCTGACGGTTGGCAATGCCTACCTGCTTTGCGTCGCCGATGCGGCGCGGGTGGAAGCGGTGAAGGCGGAGCTGGCGACGTCGAAGGTGTCGCTCGACCAGGCGGTGGCCGCGCACGATGCCGGTACCAGCCCGAAGCTCGACGTGCTCCGCGCTCAAGTCGATTACCAGAATGAGCAGCAGAGCTTGATCTCGACCGAGAACCAATTGGCAAAGGACAAGCTGGCTCTGGCCCGGACGATCGGTCTGCCTCTTGATCAGAAGTTTGCGCTGACGGATTCGGCTCCCTATGCGGCGCTGGATCGCGTTGACCCGAAGACGGCGTTCGACTCCGCATTGAAGAACCGCAAGGACCTGAAGTCGCTTGACGAGTCGGTGAAGGCGGCCGAAGCGCAGAAGAAGGCGGCGTGGGAGCAGCAGTTGCCTACGGCGGACGTGAATGGTTTCTTCGGCGACCAGGGAACGACGTTTGGGCACTCGCACGGCGTCTACTCGGCGACCGGAGAGGTGACTGCCCCGATCCTGCAGATCGCGAAGACGAAGGGTGACGAGCAGGTTGCCGGCGCGGCTTACACGCAGGCGCAAGCCAAGCTCTCTGACCAGGTGCAGCAGGTCAATCAGGATATTCGCTCGAGCATTCTGGATATCGAGGCGGCGGCGAAGCTGGTTGAAGCGACCAAGTCGAACGTCGACCTTGCGACCGAGGCGTTGAGCGAGGCGCAGCAGCGGTTCCATGAAGGCATCTCGGACAATTTGCCGGTATCGCAGGCTCAGAGCCAGTTCGAACAGGCCAACGACCAATACATCAGCGCGCTCTACCAGCACAATATCGCCAAGCTTTCACTGGCACGTGCGCTGGGTGTGGCGCAGACAAGTTACAAGGATTATCTCGGAGGGAAATGA
- a CDS encoding HlyD family secretion protein has translation MTLADQENQTQNQNQDQNKDQNQTPPETPEKSSRRKFIVIAVLILLVIGGGLFYWHSTFSEDTDDAQVDGDLYEVSSRVTGQVIKVYVQDNQTVQAGQAIADIDPKDYQVAFDQAQANLASAEADYEQAHVNVPITSVSSRTTIDTSGSDVTASSAAVAQAEKQKEAADARVVEAKANALKAQLDVERYTPLVQKDVISKQQYDQAVATANADTAAVLGAQADVIAAQEAVRQAQQKVAQSRFQAQQAAKNGPQQVKAQEARAESMLASVKQAQAKLEQARLNLSYCKIVAPVAGIVSKKNVDVGVNVSIGQDLLTVVPVTNLWVTANFKETQLDKMKPGQEVKLEVDALGGRKFSGKVTQIGGATGSRLSLFPPENATGNYVKVVQRIPVRIDFTNLDKENGDYALRPGFSVTPIVTVK, from the coding sequence ATGACCTTGGCAGATCAAGAGAATCAAACGCAGAATCAGAATCAGGATCAGAATAAAGACCAGAACCAGACACCCCCGGAGACGCCGGAGAAGTCGTCGCGGCGCAAGTTTATTGTGATCGCGGTGCTGATCCTTCTGGTGATCGGCGGAGGGCTGTTTTACTGGCACTCGACGTTTTCAGAGGATACGGACGACGCCCAGGTAGATGGCGATCTGTACGAGGTGAGTTCGCGCGTGACCGGCCAGGTGATCAAGGTCTACGTGCAGGACAACCAGACGGTGCAGGCGGGCCAGGCGATCGCGGACATCGATCCGAAGGACTACCAGGTCGCGTTCGACCAGGCGCAGGCGAACCTTGCCAGCGCCGAGGCTGACTACGAGCAGGCGCATGTGAACGTGCCGATCACGAGCGTGAGTTCGCGGACGACAATCGACACGTCGGGTTCGGATGTGACGGCGTCATCGGCTGCTGTGGCGCAGGCGGAGAAGCAAAAGGAAGCTGCGGACGCTCGTGTCGTTGAGGCGAAGGCGAATGCGCTGAAGGCCCAGCTCGACGTGGAGCGATATACGCCGTTGGTGCAGAAGGACGTCATCTCGAAGCAGCAGTACGACCAGGCTGTCGCTACGGCGAACGCGGATACGGCAGCCGTGCTGGGTGCCCAAGCGGACGTGATTGCGGCGCAGGAGGCGGTACGCCAAGCGCAGCAGAAGGTCGCGCAGTCCCGGTTCCAGGCGCAGCAGGCGGCGAAGAACGGACCGCAGCAGGTGAAGGCTCAGGAGGCTCGCGCGGAGTCGATGCTGGCTTCGGTGAAGCAAGCGCAGGCGAAGCTGGAGCAGGCGCGGCTGAACCTGAGCTACTGCAAGATTGTTGCGCCGGTGGCGGGTATCGTGAGCAAGAAGAACGTCGATGTGGGCGTCAATGTGAGCATCGGACAGGATCTGTTGACGGTGGTTCCGGTGACTAACCTCTGGGTGACGGCGAACTTCAAGGAGACGCAGCTCGACAAGATGAAGCCCGGCCAGGAAGTGAAGCTCGAGGTCGACGCTCTCGGAGGACGCAAGTTCTCAGGCAAGGTGACGCAGATTGGCGGAGCTACCGGATCGCGGCTGAGCCTGTTCCCGCCGGAGAACGCGACCGGCAACTATGTGAAGGTGGTCCAGCGGATTCCGGTCCGGATCGACTTCACGAATCTTGACAAGGAAAACGGGGACTATGCTCTGCGGCCCGGTTTCTCGGTAACTCCGATTGTGACGGTGAAGTAA